AGGTGTAGGTTTCCACTTCCAGGTGCGCCTGCTCCGGCGGCAGCGCGGCGAGGGCCTGCGACAGCACCTCGGTGGTCGAGGACAGCGGCGCCGCCGGGGTCGCGTGCAGCGGCACGTGGAAGTGCACGCGCCACGGCCCCTCCCCCGGCAGGTCCGCGAACGCCTCGCCCAGGTCGTCGGCCTTGCGGACGTCGCCGCCGGCCGATTCCCGGGTCTGGTGCAGGTACCGCGGCTCGTCGAACGCGGCCAGGGCCTCCCGGGCCGCCGGGTCGCGCGGGTCCGGGACGTGCAGGGCGGCCGACATCTGGACCTTGACCACGTCCAGCCCGGCCGCGGTGATCTCGGCGACCGCGCCGGCCGGGTCGGCGAAGGACACCGCCAGATGGCAGGTGTCCAGGCACAGCCCGACGTGCGCCGGATCGACCCGCCCGGCCAGCCAGGTCACCGCGTCGTGCACGGTGTCCAGGATGCAGCCGGGTTCCGGCTCGACGGCGAGCCGGATCGTGCGGTCCTGGGCGCGCAGCCCGGCGGTCACCTCGTCGAGCAGCCGCTGGGCCGCCGTGTCGTCCTCCGGCGTCCACGGCTCACGCCAGCCCAGCGGCAGCGTGGAGATGCTGCCGAACGCGGCGTCGTCGGGCAGCAGCCCGGACAGCACGGTCGCGCAGTTCAGCGTGTACTCCGCGCGTGCCCGGTCGGTCCACCGTGGACGGTAGACCTTCTGCTTGACCACCGGGTCGTGGAACCCGCCGTACGGGAAGGCGTTGAGCGTCACCACTTCCAGCCCGCGGGCGTCCAGCTCGGCGCGCAACCGCTTGCGCTCGGCCGGATCGGCGGCCAGCGCCGACGCCACGTCGGCGGCCAGCCACAGCCCGAGCCCGAGCCGGTCTGCGCCCAGTCGCTCCCGCACCGGCAGCGCGTAGGAGTCGAGCTGGCCGAGGACCCCGTGCAGGTCCTCGGCCGGATGGACGTTGGTGCAGTAGGACAGGGGTGTCACGCGACCGCCTCGTCCCGCCCGCCGCGCAGCACGGAGTTGCCCTCGAAGGTCTCCTTGGCCGCGCTGAAGCCGGGCAGCTCGTCGAGCACCAGCCGCCCGCTCTGGCCGTAGAAGGTGACCGGGTTGTCCCACAGCACGGTGTCCACATCGGACTCCGTGAACCCGCCGTCGAGCATCGCCAGCCCGGTCTTGTGCACCTTCAGCGGGTCCGAGCGGCCCCAGTCGGCGGCGGAGTTGACCAGCATCTTCTCCGTGCCGTGCTCGCGCAGGATCGCGACCATGCGCTGCTCGTCCATCTTGGTGTCCGGGTAGATGGAGAAGCCCATCCAGCAGCCGGACTCCTTGACCAGGCCGACGGTGACCTCGTTGAGGTGGTCGACCACGACCCGCTCCGGCGCGATGCCGGACTCGGCCACGACGGCGAGCGTGCGCTTGGTGCCTTCCAGCTTGTCCCGGTGCGGGGTGTGCACGAGCACCGGCAGGTCGTGCTCCTTCGCCATCTCCAGCTGGCGGGCGAAGGCGTCGTCCTCGGCCGGGGTCATCGAGTCATAGCCGACCTCGCCGACCGCGACCACGCCGTCCTTGGCGAGGTAGCGCGGCAGCACGTCGAGCACCGGCGTGCAGCGCGGGTCGTTGGCCTCCTTGGGGTTCAGCGCGATGGTGCAGTGGTGGCGGATGCCGAACTGCGCGGCGCGGAAGCGTTCCCAGCCGATCAGCCCGTCGAAGTAGTCGGTGAACGACGACACGCCGGTGCGCGGCTGGCCCAGCCAGAACGCGGGCTCGACCAGTGCCCGCACGCCGGCGGCGTACATGGCCTCGTAGTCGTCGGTGGTGCGGGAGGTCATGTGGATGTGCGGATCGAACAGGCGCATCAGGGTGTCTCTTCCAGGAAGCGGAGTGCGTCGGCGGGGACGGCGCGGCCGGCGGCCCTGCGCTCCCCCGCGTAGTCGGTGATCATGCGGCGCAGCTCGTCGTCGGCCCGCCGGTCCAGTTCGGCGACCGCGGCCAGCGGGATGCCGGTGAACAGGCACTTCAGCACGCCGTGGCGCCAGCCGTGCTGGTCGAGGTGGCGGGCGGCGAACGGGCCGAGCGCGGCGGCGATCAGGCCGGTGTCGTTGCTGCGCAGGGCGTCGCGGACCAGTTCGAGGCCGGTGGCGACGGCCTTGTCGCCGACCGCGGACAGCGCCCGCAGCACGCCCCGCCGCTCGGCGCCGTCGCCGTAGCGGTAGAGGTCGGCCAGCTCCGCCGCGAACTCCCCGGCGGGCAGCGCCGCGGCGAGCGTGGTCAGCAGCCGGGTCCGGGCCAGGTCGTCGGCGGTGCCGTGGACCAGGCCGTCCGGATCGGAGCCCGGGTGCAGCGGGCCCCGGCCGACGTGCCGTCCGGCCGCCGGGAACAGGGTCCGCACGGCCGTGGGCTCACCGGTGATGCGCCGTTGCGCCTCGCCCAGCCAGGACTGGTCGAGCCGCGCGGCCCGCAACGCGGTCAGCGCGGCGCGGGCGACCTGCGGCGCGGCGTGGCTGTGCCGGGGCAGCTCGACCGCGGCCACCCCGGTGTAGCCGATCTCGTCCAGCGCGGCGAGTGTGGCGGGCAGGTCCAGCTGCCCGTCGCCGAACTCGAGGTGCTCGTGCACACCCGGCCGCATGTCGTCCAGCTGCACGTTGACCAGCAGCCCCTTGGCCTGCCGGATGCACGCGGCCGCGTCCTGCGGCTCCACGGCGACGCAGTGCCCGACGTCGAGGGTGATCCCGAGCAAGTCCGGATCACCCAGTTCGGCGCGCAACCGCAGCGCGTCGGACAGCGTTTCCACGAGCATCCCGGGTTCCGGTTCGAGGCCGAGGCGGACACCGCGCCGGTCCGCCTCGGCCAGCACCGCGGGCATCCGCGACCGCAGCCGCTCCCACGCGGTCGCCTCGTCCACAGTGGACACCCCGGACCAGAACGACACGCAGTCGGCGCCCAGTCCCTCCGCGACCCGGATCGCCCGCGCCAGGAAGTCCAGCCGCTTGTCCGCGTTCTCGCTGACCAGGGTCGGTTCGTGCTTGTGCCACGGGTCGAGCAGGAACCGCGCGCCGGTCTCCACGACGCAGCGCAGGCCCAGCTCGTCGAGCCGGGCGGCGACCCGGTCCACCCGCGCGGACAGGTCGTCGGCATACGGGTCGAGGTGCTGGTGGTCCAGCGTGAGCGCGACCGAGGTGTATCCGAGTTCGGCGATGATCGCCAGGGCGTCGTCCAGCCGGTGGTTGGCGAACCCGTTGGTGCCGTAGCCGAGGTGGTAGCCGCTCATGTCGGGCTCACCTTCCGGCCGAGCCGCTTGGCCAGCGGCAGCGCCAGTGCGACCAGGCCCGCGCCGAGCACCCCGCCGCGCCGGGCCGCGAGCGCGGCCTGCAACGGGACCATGCCGTGGATGCCGGCGGCCGTCGCCGTCCGGACCACGGCCGCGGTCGGCTTGCGCACCGCCGCGTACTGCTTCGACCCGACGCTCACGCCGTACCCGGCGGCCGCGGCCAGCGCCGCCACCCGGTGCCCGGCCGCGCCGCCGCGCCCCGACACCGCCGCGGCGGCCGACGCCGAGGTCAGCGCGAGCGCGCCCGCCGCGCGCGCGGGCGACGCGCCGTGCACCTCGCCCGCCGACAACGCGGTGACCCCGAGCGTGTGCCCGCCGAGCACCGCGGCCGGGACCAGCGCCTTCGCCGCACCCGAGCGGCCCGCGCCGAGCAGCACGTCCAGCGAGCGGCACAGCGCCATCGCGGCCGGTGCGAGCGGGGTCTTCTTCAGCACGGTGTCGTAGGCCCACACCGCCGCGGCCAGCGGCGCGGCGACCTTGAGCGCGTCGCGGCCACCGGCGACCGCGGCCAGCCCGAGGCCCGCGCCGGTCAGCCCCGCCGCGACGCCGAGCGCGCGCCGCGGGCTGACCCGGCCGGACGGGATCGGCCGCTCCGGGCGCTCGACCGCGTCCAGCTCGCGGTCGGCCCAGTCGTTGAGCGCCATGCCGGACCAGTAGATCGCCACCGAGGCCAGCGGCAGCGCGAGCCGCCGTCCCCGCAACGGACGGCCGGCCGCGGCGGCGCCCGCGACGGTGTCGCCGAGGACGCTCAGCGCGGCCGGTGCCCGCACGAGCTGCACGTACGGGTTCACTTCTGCCGTCCCAGCGACGAGGCCCACTCGGCCAAGGCCCGCGCCTGCTCGGCGAAGCGGTGCTCGCCGGTGCCGACCGGGTCCTTGAAGAAGAACGCGAGCTGCCCCAGCGGCCCGGTCTCGCCCGCCCGGTACGCGGCCGCGGTCAGCCGCGCCAGGTCCAGCACCAGCGGCGCGGCCAGTGCCGAGTCGTAGCCGGTCCAGGTGAACTGCAGGGTCATCCGCGCACCAAGGAAGCCCTCGAAGGACACGTGGTCCCAGGCCGTCTTCTGCTCGCCGAGGTCCGGCACGTGGTCGATGTGCAGCGGGGCCACCACGTCGTCGCCGAGCAGGGCCGCCAGCCCGCGGGCCTTGGACTCCAGCTTGCCCGCCGCCTTCACCGGGTCGGCCAGGGTGGCGCCGTCGCCGCCGCCGAGGAGGTTGGTGCCCGACCACGAGCGCACCTTCAGCGCCCGCGCCGCGAACATCGGCGCCAGCACCGACCGGAGCAGCGTCTCCCCGGTCTTGCCGTCCGATCCGGCGTAGGGCAGCCCCTGCCGCCGGGCGAATTCGGTGAGCGCGGGCAACCGGATGCCCGTCGACGGCGTGAAGTCCACGAAGGGGCACCCCGCCGACACCGCCGCGAGCGCCGCCAGCGAGCTGCCGGGCAGCACCTCGCGGCCGGGCTCGTCCATCGCCGCCACGAGCGCGTCGAGGTCGTGGTGCTCCGGCGCGTCCGCGGTTGGGGGTTCCGTGGACGAGACGTTGATCACCACGACGGCCGACAGGCCGTGCCGGGTGCGGAACTCGCGCAGGTCGTCGGCCAGCCGCGCGGCGGTCTCGGCCTGCGTGCGCCCGCTGGGCACCGGACGCAGGTCGGCCTCGACGGCACGCAGGCCGTCGCGGATCGCCGGCAGCAGGCCGGCGGGGAGCAGCCCGCCCGCGGTGAGCTGCTCCGCCTTCTTCTCCAGCGGCGTGTCCACCAGGTCGTGCCCGCCGACGACGAGCTCGTCCCAGCCCGGCAGCACGCCGGGCGCCACGTCCAGCCGCTCGGTCACACAGCCGTCCGGCCCGGTCAGGCCGGACCGCATCGCGAGCAGCCCGCTGA
The window above is part of the Amycolatopsis thermoflava N1165 genome. Proteins encoded here:
- the eboE gene encoding metabolite traffic protein EboE, producing MTPLSYCTNVHPAEDLHGVLGQLDSYALPVRERLGADRLGLGLWLAADVASALAADPAERKRLRAELDARGLEVVTLNAFPYGGFHDPVVKQKVYRPRWTDRARAEYTLNCATVLSGLLPDDAAFGSISTLPLGWREPWTPEDDTAAQRLLDEVTAGLRAQDRTIRLAVEPEPGCILDTVHDAVTWLAGRVDPAHVGLCLDTCHLAVSFADPAGAVAEITAAGLDVVKVQMSAALHVPDPRDPAAREALAAFDEPRYLHQTRESAGGDVRKADDLGEAFADLPGEGPWRVHFHVPLHATPAAPLSSTTEVLSQALAALPPEQAHLEVETYTWTVLPEAHRQDLIGGIAAELSFAAGLVASK
- a CDS encoding TatD family hydrolase; amino-acid sequence: MRLFDPHIHMTSRTTDDYEAMYAAGVRALVEPAFWLGQPRTGVSSFTDYFDGLIGWERFRAAQFGIRHHCTIALNPKEANDPRCTPVLDVLPRYLAKDGVVAVGEVGYDSMTPAEDDAFARQLEMAKEHDLPVLVHTPHRDKLEGTKRTLAVVAESGIAPERVVVDHLNEVTVGLVKESGCWMGFSIYPDTKMDEQRMVAILREHGTEKMLVNSAADWGRSDPLKVHKTGLAMLDGGFTESDVDTVLWDNPVTFYGQSGRLVLDELPGFSAAKETFEGNSVLRGGRDEAVA
- a CDS encoding EboA domain-containing protein, with the translated sequence MSGYHLGYGTNGFANHRLDDALAIIAELGYTSVALTLDHQHLDPYADDLSARVDRVAARLDELGLRCVVETGARFLLDPWHKHEPTLVSENADKRLDFLARAIRVAEGLGADCVSFWSGVSTVDEATAWERLRSRMPAVLAEADRRGVRLGLEPEPGMLVETLSDALRLRAELGDPDLLGITLDVGHCVAVEPQDAAACIRQAKGLLVNVQLDDMRPGVHEHLEFGDGQLDLPATLAALDEIGYTGVAAVELPRHSHAAPQVARAALTALRAARLDQSWLGEAQRRITGEPTAVRTLFPAAGRHVGRGPLHPGSDPDGLVHGTADDLARTRLLTTLAAALPAGEFAAELADLYRYGDGAERRGVLRALSAVGDKAVATGLELVRDALRSNDTGLIAAALGPFAARHLDQHGWRHGVLKCLFTGIPLAAVAELDRRADDELRRMITDYAGERRAAGRAVPADALRFLEETP
- a CDS encoding SCO3242 family prenyltransferase; amino-acid sequence: MNPYVQLVRAPAALSVLGDTVAGAAAAGRPLRGRRLALPLASVAIYWSGMALNDWADRELDAVERPERPIPSGRVSPRRALGVAAGLTGAGLGLAAVAGGRDALKVAAPLAAAVWAYDTVLKKTPLAPAAMALCRSLDVLLGAGRSGAAKALVPAAVLGGHTLGVTALSAGEVHGASPARAAGALALTSASAAAAVSGRGGAAGHRVAALAAAAGYGVSVGSKQYAAVRKPTAAVVRTATAAGIHGMVPLQAALAARRGGVLGAGLVALALPLAKRLGRKVSPT
- a CDS encoding inositol-3-phosphate synthase — encoded protein: MPERTGLWLVGARGSVATTAISGLLAMRSGLTGPDGCVTERLDVAPGVLPGWDELVVGGHDLVDTPLEKKAEQLTAGGLLPAGLLPAIRDGLRAVEADLRPVPSGRTQAETAARLADDLREFRTRHGLSAVVVINVSSTEPPTADAPEHHDLDALVAAMDEPGREVLPGSSLAALAAVSAGCPFVDFTPSTGIRLPALTEFARRQGLPYAGSDGKTGETLLRSVLAPMFAARALKVRSWSGTNLLGGGDGATLADPVKAAGKLESKARGLAALLGDDVVAPLHIDHVPDLGEQKTAWDHVSFEGFLGARMTLQFTWTGYDSALAAPLVLDLARLTAAAYRAGETGPLGQLAFFFKDPVGTGEHRFAEQARALAEWASSLGRQK